The Bombus terrestris unplaced genomic scaffold, iyBomTerr1.2, whole genome shotgun sequence genome has a window encoding:
- the LOC125386973 gene encoding G-patch domain and KOW motifs-containing protein-like yields the protein MAGEGKKISFGFAKSIKKPVLKNAIPQEKKNVDYIECLDEKGIKVIGEEEKKDEPLIIPLLGSKTWHDRIVNKIDADIFLPKADKEKVGDASVNEAKSMLSNGKTSPIISIKKEPVEDSENKVVTLEEQATKEIIEELKSKNKYEIKTNDLTLPLVEDESLRGKEQSTLEDYEKIPIDAFGVAMLRGMGWQPGKGIG from the exons atggcaggagaaggaaagaagatttccttcggttttgcgaaatctattaagaaacctgtgttaaaaaatgctattccacaagaaaaaaagaatgtcgattacattgaatgccttgatgaaaaaggtattaaagtaatagg tgaggaagaaaaaaaagatgaacctcTAATTATTCCATTACTAGGTTCAAAAACCTGGCATGatagaattgttaataaaatagatgcagacattttccttccgaaggcagataaggaaaaggtaggagacgctagtgttaacgaggcaaaatcaatgctatctaatggaaaaacatcgccaataatatcaataaagaaagagccagttgaagatagtgaaaataaagttgttacttTAGAAGAGCAAGCGACGAAAGAAATCATTGAGGAACTTAAGTCaaagaataaatatgaaattaaaacaaatgatttaactttacctttagtagaagatgaatcattaagaggcaaagaacag tctacgttagaagattatgaaaaaattcctattgaTGCTTTTGGTGTAGCAATGTTACGGGGAATGGGGTGGCAACCAGGAAAGGGAATTGGTTGA
- the LOC110120279 gene encoding nucleolar protein 58-like, whose translation MNFTLLVAAVIPELRPKGMGLGADKVALQKKNTDSKKEEEEVKIEKGTFVKIIAGKQINNYGQIEGFDDDAGRLIIKLALGGNIISVNEFMVQPVIKSEYSKNSKVQNTKKYEEYKDKESKGLKQKMDRKRSMSPDPEDSEDGDKSSNKRKKIGSTMHNKNKYDKVGDKKSERRKRRSESNDDSDSDSEKKRRRERSNSNSNDSYKLKGLKKSKKHKKHDCSSERSSKKHKKKDKEREKVRDKKPRDYADRKKHERRERSRSRSFSRQ comes from the exons ATGAATTTTACtct ATTAGTAGCAGCTGTCATACCAGAATTACGACCAAAAGGTATGGGTCTTGGAGCAGACAAAGTAGCAttacagaagaaaaatacagattccaaaaaagaagaggaagaagttaaaatcgagaaaggaacatttgtgaaaattatagctggaaaacaaattaataattatg GTCAAATAGAAGGATTCGATGATGATGCAGGAAGGCTCATAATAAAACTAGCTCTTggtggaaatataatatctgtaaatgaatttatggtaCAGCCAGTGATtaaatcagaatattctaagaactcaaaagttcaaa ATACAAAAAAGTATGAGGAATATAAGGACAAGGAATCCAAGGGACTCAAGCAAAAGATGGATAGAAAAAGATCAATGTCTCCTGACCCCGAAGACAGTGAAGATGGTGACAAAAGTagcaataaaagaaagaaaatcggaaGTACGATGCATAATAAGAACAAGTATGATAAAGTGGGGGATAAAAAATCAGAAAGGCGAAAAAGGCGCTCCGAATCTAATGATGATAGCGATAGTGATTCTGAAAAGaagagacggagagaaagaaGTAACTCTAATAGtaatgattcttataaattaaaaggaTTGAAGAAGTCAAAGAAACATAAGAAGCACGATTGCTCATCTGAAAGATCAAGtaagaaacataaaaagaaagacaaagaaagagaaaaagttaGAGATAAGAAACCCAGAGATTATGCAGACAGAAAGAAACACGAAAGACGAGAAAGATCAAGATCTCGATCATTTAGTAGGCAGTAA
- the LOC125386972 gene encoding omega-amidase NIT2-like, which yields MYKHFAWHLVQLQVNEVKSKNVERAVSYISSAKEHNADIIALPECFNSPYGIQYFPKYAESVPDGETSVALSKAAKENSIYVVGGTISEIEGDKLYNTCTIWGPDGTLIAKHRKVHLFDIDIPNKITFRESDSLSPGNSLTMFDVKGWKIGIGICYDIRFEEMARIYRNKGCQMLIYPAAFNMTTGPLHWSLLQRSRANDNQLYVACISPARVPSASYVAWGHTQLTNPWGKILYDLETQENMVVTDIDLKVVEEVSAQIPTFSQRRTDLYDTVYKKE from the exons atgtataaa CATTTCGCTTGGCACTTGGTACAACTTCaagtaaatgaagtaaaaagcaaaaatgtaGAGCGGGCAGTTTCCTACATTTCCAGCGCGAAAGAGCATAATGCTGATATTATCGCTCTTCCTGAATGCTTTAATTCACCATAtggaatac AATACTTTCCAAAATACGCCGAGAGTGTTCCTGATGGTGAAACGAGCGTTGCTTTATCGAAGGCAGCTAAGGAAAACAGCATTTATGTAGTTGGTGGTACGATATCTGAAATAGAGGgcgataaattgtacaatacctGTACTATTTGGGGTCCCGATGGAACTTTGATAGCAAAACACCGGAAG gtACATCTATTCGACATCGACATTCCCAACAAGATTACTTTCCGAGAGAGTGATTCACTCAGTCCTGGTAATTCCCTAACAATGTTTGATGTGAAGGGCTGGAAAATAGGTATTGGCATTTGCTATGATATCAGATTCGAGGAAATGGCACGCATTTATCGGAACAAAG GTTGCCAAATGCTGATATATCCGGCGGCATTCAATATGACCACTGGACCACTGCACTGGTCATTACTTCAGCGTTCCAGAGCGAATGACAATCAATTATACGTCGCCTGTATATCACCGGCTCGTGTTCCTTCAGCAAGTTATGTCGCATGGGGACATACACAGTTGACAAATCCCTGGGGGAAAATCCTTTATGATTTGGAAACTCAGGAAAATATGGTGGTCACCGATATCG atTTGAAAGTTGTTGAGGAAGTAAGTGCTCAGATACCTACATTTTCTCAAAGACGTACGGATTTGTACGACACTGTCTATAAAAAGGAGTAA